One part of the Papaver somniferum cultivar HN1 unplaced genomic scaffold, ASM357369v1 unplaced-scaffold_123, whole genome shotgun sequence genome encodes these proteins:
- the LOC113331063 gene encoding uncharacterized protein LOC113331063: MGDPPQSSTNRTRSYADQLKGKQQLPTTSIDLKTLPTPTSKEGKPAVVLPEEFYLEGCDIWKFSLIGRLDLKGITFQEVKNDLLNQWKLSQDAVQLIPMSRGFFTIKLRTQSAKDTILNAEAWFFRNQKLNLIEWFPGFDAEKQRTSHASVWVTFPGLPLEFWTEKTLLSLAKSLGTPIVVDRRTLEHEYGHFASVLVDIDFSEAATDAIHITVGGLDFWQAVAIQKIPKYCSKCKLIGHNDKECRKHSKETSERHPLVTNQSHETGEAQPVRNNKVGGEWQVARRKKKGKKKDTNSLEVIHDDEETFVGDVVDEEFAAKLVKAKQLEAVMSQAKADFESVYVELARTKQA, encoded by the coding sequence ATGGGGGATCCGCCTCAATCATCTACTAATAGGACTCGCTCTTATGCTGATCAGTTGAAAGGAAAACAACAACTTCCAACAACTTCTATTGATCTCAAAACCTTGCCAACACCAACGTCAAAAGAAGGAAAGCCTGCTGTTGTTTTGCCTGAGGAGTTTTATTTAGAAggttgtgatatttggaaattcagtctCATAGGTCGTTTAGATCTTAAAGGGATCACCTTTCAAGAGGTGAAAAACGATTTGTTAAATCAATGGAAGTTAAGCCAAGATGCTGTTCAATTAATTCCTATGAGTAGAGGTTTCTTTACCATCAAGTTACGCACGCAATCAGCCAAAGATACGATTTTGAATGCTGAAGCTTGGTTTTTTAGAAACCAAAAGTTAAACCTAATTGAGTGGTTTCCTGGTTTTGATGCTGAGAAGCAACGCACATCTCATGCTTCGGTGTGGGTTACTTTTCCAGGGTTACCATTGGAGTTTTGGACAGAAAAAACGTTATTGTCTCTTGCAAAATCGTTAGgaactcctattgtggttgatagaAGAACTCTTGAACATGAATATGGAcactttgcttcagttttggtggatattgatttttctGAAGCGGCTACTGATGCTATACATATCACGGTggggggtttggatttttggcaaGCTGTTGCGatccaaaaaattccaaaatattgttccaagtgcaagttAATTGGTCATAATGATAAGGAGTGTAGAAAACATTCCAAGGAAACTTCTGAGCGTCACCCTTTGGTTACCAATCAATCTCACGAAACTGGTGAAGCGCAACCTGTGAGGAATAACAAGGTTGGTGGTGAATGGCAAGTTGCTAGGcgtaagaaaaaaggaaaaaagaaggatACAAACAGCTTGGAGGTTATTCATGATGATGAAGAGACTTTTGTTGGGGACGTGGTTGATGAGGAGTTTGCTGCTAAGCTGGTGAAAGCTAAGCAGTTGGAGGCTGTTATGTCACAAGCCAAAGCTGATTTTGAATCTGTCTAtgttgaattggcgagaactaaacAAGCATAG